CAGTCGTCAGAGTCAATTGTCAGGCTACAATTGGCACCGCCTGGCCCAAAGCAGTAACCGAAGTATCAGGCAGTACTGGGAAAACCTATTTTATAATATTGTAAGCTGGACTGCTACCAAGCCGGATAACAGAAGACTCAAAGTACAACCGAGTCAAAAAGTATTTACAGGTACTGAACCGATTATTTTAAATGCATTTCTAACCAATGAAAGTGGGGAGAAAGTTACCGATGGTACTGTTGATGTTGAATTTGAAGGAGAAGGAATTGAAACCAGATTTTACTCGATGACCAATATTGGTGATGGACAATATCAGCTTACCATCAATGCTCTTCCAATGGGCATTTATCGCTACGAGGCTACTGCTAAGAAAGGAAACAGAATCATTGATACACAACAAGGTGAGTTATCGGTAAGCAACACCAATACAGAATTCGTGAATACGGAAAGAAATGATAATCTGCTTAAACAAATTTCTTCACGAACAGGTGGCTCCTATTTTACCTTCGCTGATTTGGCTGCTTTCAATGACTCCCTAAATGAAAAAGGAATGCTGAGCAGGGAAGAAAAAGTTGAAACCACTTTATTCTTCCCTTACCAACATTCCTTTTGGTTTATCCTGATAATCACTCTGCTAACTGCAGAATGGATTACCAGAAAATATTTTGCCTTATCCTAAGGTGCTAAATAAGGTACTACCCTTCTTCAGACATTACTTTACTGAAAACTAATTGTGCGGAACCGGTATTCAGGGTCAAGGTATTCTTTCCTCGAACCTGAAAAGATTGTGATCCGGAAACAGCATTCAGATAAGAATTAGACATGGAGTTTGAGCTACAGTTTACTTTTGTAGTTGAAACACCATTCATGCTTACAGAACCGCCTTCGCTTGCACTGTATTCACCGGTGAAATAATTACAATCGGCTTTACCGGCTACGGTTCCATCAGTATTGAAACTTACGGTATAATTTTCACTCATTTGAACCTGGCTACCGTCCATTGAAGTCAGTTGCCAGTCACCCTGAAGATCTGCCGGATTCGTGGACAACTGGTTTGCACCGGAACAGGCAACAAATGCTGTGATTGTGAACATTAATAATAAAATATTGGCAGCTTTTCTCATGATATTACGTATATATTTAATTGACGTTATTTGTTATGGTTACTTAGTTGGAATTTCCTGTAATCTAATTGATCCAGTTTGTGAATTTATTTTGGCTGAAATTCCTATTGGAAGCGTAAACATATTATCAATGTGTCCGATCATAGACCCATAATACGATGGTACCCCCAGTACTTGTATATGATCTTTTAAAACTTGTTCCAGACTTAAACTATTTTTATTTCCCTTTTCGCAATTTACACATGTACCAAATATAAACCCGCATAGCTTACTGAGGATTCCATTCAGCTTTAGCTGAGTCAACATCCTGTCTATTCTGTAAACTTCTTCTCCCACATCTTCAACAAACAATATGGCTCCTTCCCAGTTCGGAAGGTAATCAGATCCAAGCATGGATGTCAAAACTGTTAGGTTTCCTCCAATCAATCTACCTTCAGCTGTTCCAGGAGTTATCACATTGAAATCAATAGAAGTATCCGGCTTATTAAGATATTCGGACTTTTGTCCACTCATTAAGGTATCTTTAAAGCTTGAAACTGTGAATTCATTCCATTCCGATTTTCCTACCGGTCCGTGAAAGGTAATGAGTCCTGTTTTGGCATAAATAGAGATCAACAGTGAGGTAATGTCGCTAAAACCGATTAGAGCCTTGGGATTTTCTTTAATACTGTCAAAATCAACCAAATCCAGAATCCTGTTAGAACCCCACCCCCCACGAAATGGGATGATGGCATCGATATCAGGATCTCGGAACATTTCATTCAGATCAGATGCCCTTGCCTCATCGGGACCTGCCAGATTACCGTAGCTTTTTCTTGCATTTGGCCCTTCGACAACATGAAAACCGAGATTCGTTATAGTCTGTACAATTTCATCATATTTTTCACTTTCAGGCAGTATACTTCCGGGACTGATCAAACCAATGGTATCGCCCGGCATAATTCGTTTAGGCTTTACTAAAGAATTTGCAGAGCGCAGTGAATAATCGGAAGTCAGATTCAACGCAGTGGATACTCCACCCAAGCTCAACGCTTTTAAAAATGTCTTTCTACTCCAATTCATTGTTCCCTATGTCGCGGTTTGGTACAAGTGGTGATCGTTAATATAATTCATGACCTCTTCAGGCAACTCTTGTGCTACATCTTCTCCATCACTAAGCCGATCCCTTATTTCGCTTGAAGATATCCCAATTTCTTCATGTCCAATAAAGCGGGCATTGTTTTTCAGCTTTTCCGGCAAGTTACTGTCATCAGTATTGGGTCGCCTGGCAACCAAAAGTGTGCAGTTTTCTATGATTTCTTCCCAGTGATACCATTCTGTAAAATGGTTAAAGGAATCCTCGCCAATGCATAGATAAAGCTGCTCATCCGGGAATTCATTCCTGAAGTACATAACCGTATTCACCGTATAGGATGGCCTAGACAATTTATCCTCTATAGCCGATACCCATAAATTAGAGAGATCATTCAACGCTAAATTGAGCATATTGAGACGGTGATTGAAATCAGTGAGTTCCCTGTCAGTTTTATGTGGCGGATTGGGTGTCAATACAACGTAAAGCTTGTCTATATACCCAGAATCAAGATAAGACCGGCAAATGGCAATATGCCCGTTGTGAACCGGATCAAACGTACCGCCAAGCAAACCTATGCCCCGTTTGTCTGAAGACATCAGCGGCCGTCTTTGGAGGCTGTAACTGTTGAATCATCAGGTTCAGGTCCCATTTCAGCAAGTGCCACGCGTGCTTCGTCCACATAGTCTTCAGCTCTGCTGCGCAGATCACTTTCGGGAAAAAGCTGCAGGAATTTTTCATAGCTATCAACGGCCATGGTATAGCGTTCACGCTGTCGTGAAGTGACACTGTTATCGGCATAAATGACATAAGCATTAATTTCATTTACCAGCGCCCGTTCAGCCCATTCCGTTTCAGGGTAACGGTCGATAGTTAAGTCATAATAGATAATTGCAGCCTCGTACCTGTCGGTGCGCATGTAGAGATCAGCGGAACTGTAGAGCTTTCTGGCCAGTTTGGACCGCATTTCGGTAATATATTCAGCTGATTCCTGAACCCTTTCCGAATCGGGATAGCGACTGTTAAATAACTGAAATTTTTCGATGGCTGTGCGTGTATATTGCTGGGAAAGCTTAAATCGAGGACTCAGTTTGTAGTAGCAGTAAGCGTTTTTAAAATCTACTTCCTCTCTTCTAGGAGAATTAGGATACAAGGTTTGGAACCGCTCATATTCTGAAGCAGCCAATAGATACCGCTCGTCATTGAAATAAGATTCAGCCAGTAGAAACTGTGCGTCTTGTGCATATTCTGTTCCCCTTCCGATGCGTATCACCGTTTCAAAAGCCTGTACAGCATCCCCGTACTTCCCATTGTCAAAAAGATTGCTGGCTTTACCAAAAGCCTGAGGTAATGTGTCACCAGGCTTAATTAAATCTTTTCGTGCACAGGAAATCCCGACCAGCGCAATGATCAAGAGAACAAAACCTGACTTAATGTATTTCAATATATGAGTATTCATTCAATTTAAATTTCAGTATTCGCGATTAATTAGCTTGTTTAAATAATCAATAATATCATCTTTATAAATCGAGCTTTCAAAAACTTCCAGGTGCTCTAATGCATTTTCATAATGATGCTTTATCGTAGCCTTGGTTTTTTCGATCACACCCAGGCTTGTGTAGATGTCAATAATTTTATCTACATCCTCTTTTCCGGAGACCGGTTTTTGCAATACATTTTTTAGAATCTTTGTCTCTTCCTTGTTTCCACTCTCTAACGACAGAATAGACAAATATGTTTTCTTGCCTTCAATAATATCTCCGCCTTGCTTCTTCCCGAACTTCTCCGGGTCTGCGATTACATCCAATAGATCATCCTGAATTTGAAAAGCAGTGCCTATTTCGGTTCCAAACTCCTGGAGATTGCGAAGTTGTCGGTCATTACCGCTTGCCACTGCTCCCCCCATTTTAAATGAGGCACTGATCAGAGCAGCAGTTTTACCTCGTATCATTTTCAGATAATTCTGCATGGAAACCATTTCGGCTTCCTCAAATTCAAGATCATATGCCTGCCCTTCACAAACGTTACGTGCGCTTTCGAGAAAGATATCCATGATAAGAGCATACTGCCTTTTGGTAAACGAATCATCGTTACCGTAATACTGCAGCTGTTCAAATGCCCAGGCATACATGGCATCTCCTGAAAGAATGGCTGTTGAGGCGTCCCATTTTTTGAAGACACTGTCTTTACCCCTTCTTTTATCAGCGGCGTCCATGATATCATCATGAAGCAGGGTAAAATTATGAAGCAGTTCAATTGCCATCCCCGCAGGCAAAGCATTTTCAGGCTCTCCACCACATAAGCCACAACCAATCAGTGCAAAGTAGGGACGAATACGTTTCCCACCCAAAGAAAGGGTATAGCGAACCGGATCATATAGAGAGTGCGGACGCTCAGGAAACTCAAGCTCCCTTAGTTTTTTATGGATGAGCGATTTAAGCTCTTTTTGGCTTTCGGTGATATTCAAAATCTCTTTGCTGCTTTTCAGAAAGGCCAAATATAAGCATTTTACACAAAGATGTTATGACTAAGAATCCTTTAGATTGAGATGACTGATATCCAGATCAGAAACCTGTTCACAGCCTGTTAATACCATAGTAATTTTCAGTTGTTTGATCCACTGCAGATACAATTCTTCCAGCCCCTCCTGCCCTTTTTCAACAACTGCCTTGATAACGGGCTGGGCCGAAGCTGTAAAATCAGCCCCAAGACAGAGTGCTTTTGCCATATCAAGTCCGTTACGTATGCCCCCGGAGGCAATAATTTCAAAGTCATAGCTGCCTTTTAGCTGTACAACTTCTCGCAGACATCGCTCGGTGGGCACTCCCCAATCATTAAAAAGAGATTCGGGATTTGAATTTGAAGGCCTGGCATTTTCCACTTTTGACCAACTGGTGCCTCCTGCTCCTGAGATGTCAATCACAGAAACTCCGGCATTCAATAATTTATCGGCCGTTTCACTTGTAATACCTGCCCCAGTTTCCTTAACAATAACGGGTATAGTCGACCGATTTACCAATTTGTATATCCCATCCAGAATACCTTTAAAATTCCGGTCACCCTCAGGTTGCATCAACTCTTGTAGGGGATTCAGATGAACAATGATAGCATCGGCAGCTATGCAATTTACCATTGACTCATAATGGTCATCCGACAAACCTCCGATCAATTGTTGGCCTCCAATATTGGATGCGATATAGGCATCCGGAGCTTTTTCCCTGACTATAGAGAATGTCGCTATAGCATCCTGATTTTCCAGCATAATCCTCTGACTCCCTACACCAAACGGTAAGTCATGCTCCTGGCAAAAAGAAGCAATAATGGCATTCACCGCTCCTGCATCAGCGTAACCACCAGTCATGGATGAGATAAAAAGAGGAAATGAAAATTGCCGGCCCAGAAATTCAGCATGGGTATCAATTTCATCAAAGTTCACCTCCGGTAAGGCATTGTGACACATATAATACCGATCAAATCCGGTTTGCTGGGTGTAGGAAGTATCCCCGGAAATCGTCAGGTCAACATGATCCTTTTTTCGTTGTTTGATGGTCATAATTGCATGAATTATTTGGGGAGTTACGAATAATCATTTCCTGAAATCGTTTGCAAGATTCTTTAGTGACAGTCCCGTCACCCTGTAAACCGTCCATTCATCCATCGGCACAGCTCCAAGCTTTTCATAAAAACCAATTGCCGGCTCATTCCAATCGAGGACCGACCACTCCAGCCTGCCACAGTTTCTTTTCTCTGCCGTGTATGCCAAATATGTGAGCATCACTTTCCCATAACCATTACCACGCTGATCGGGTTTTACGAATAAATCTTCCAGGTAAATACCGGGCTTACCTAAGAAGGTAGAAAAGTTGTGAAAGAAAAGTGCAAAACCTACCGGCTCATTCTGATACTCACCAAAAATTACTTCGGCTTTAGGATTATCTCCAAAAAGATACTTCGCAAGGTTTTCTTCCGTAGCTTCAACCTCATGTTCCAGCTTTTCATAAGCAGCCAACTCTTTGATAAAACTCAGGACCAAACCTGTATCATTATCAGAAGCAAAGCGAATGGAAAATTCAGGTATTGAAGTACTGATATGCTCCTTCATTGTATTGTGATAACTAAGTGCTGATATTACCCACGATAACTGATTTAAATCATGTAGGATCCACCGTTAATGTGAAATGTGGCACCGGTCATATGCCTGACTTTTCCGGAGGCCAGAAATGCAACCAGCTCGCCAACCTCCTCAGGTGAGGTAATCTCGTCAAACGCCATC
This is a stretch of genomic DNA from Halalkalibaculum roseum. It encodes these proteins:
- a CDS encoding META domain-containing protein, coding for MFTITAFVACSGANQLSTNPADLQGDWQLTSMDGSQVQMSENYTVSFNTDGTVAGKADCNYFTGEYSASEGGSVSMNGVSTTKVNCSSNSMSNSYLNAVSGSQSFQVRGKNTLTLNTGSAQLVFSKVMSEEG
- a CDS encoding S66 peptidase family protein — translated: MNWSRKTFLKALSLGGVSTALNLTSDYSLRSANSLVKPKRIMPGDTIGLISPGSILPESEKYDEIVQTITNLGFHVVEGPNARKSYGNLAGPDEARASDLNEMFRDPDIDAIIPFRGGWGSNRILDLVDFDSIKENPKALIGFSDITSLLISIYAKTGLITFHGPVGKSEWNEFTVSSFKDTLMSGQKSEYLNKPDTSIDFNVITPGTAEGRLIGGNLTVLTSMLGSDYLPNWEGAILFVEDVGEEVYRIDRMLTQLKLNGILSKLCGFIFGTCVNCEKGNKNSLSLEQVLKDHIQVLGVPSYYGSMIGHIDNMFTLPIGISAKINSQTGSIRLQEIPTK
- the nadD gene encoding nicotinate (nicotinamide) nucleotide adenylyltransferase; this translates as MSSDKRGIGLLGGTFDPVHNGHIAICRSYLDSGYIDKLYVVLTPNPPHKTDRELTDFNHRLNMLNLALNDLSNLWVSAIEDKLSRPSYTVNTVMYFRNEFPDEQLYLCIGEDSFNHFTEWYHWEEIIENCTLLVARRPNTDDSNLPEKLKNNARFIGHEEIGISSSEIRDRLSDGEDVAQELPEEVMNYINDHHLYQTAT
- a CDS encoding outer membrane protein assembly factor BamD; this encodes MNTHILKYIKSGFVLLIIALVGISCARKDLIKPGDTLPQAFGKASNLFDNGKYGDAVQAFETVIRIGRGTEYAQDAQFLLAESYFNDERYLLAASEYERFQTLYPNSPRREEVDFKNAYCYYKLSPRFKLSQQYTRTAIEKFQLFNSRYPDSERVQESAEYITEMRSKLARKLYSSADLYMRTDRYEAAIIYYDLTIDRYPETEWAERALVNEINAYVIYADNSVTSRQRERYTMAVDSYEKFLQLFPESDLRSRAEDYVDEARVALAEMGPEPDDSTVTASKDGR
- a CDS encoding polyprenyl synthetase family protein, giving the protein MAFLKSSKEILNITESQKELKSLIHKKLRELEFPERPHSLYDPVRYTLSLGGKRIRPYFALIGCGLCGGEPENALPAGMAIELLHNFTLLHDDIMDAADKRRGKDSVFKKWDASTAILSGDAMYAWAFEQLQYYGNDDSFTKRQYALIMDIFLESARNVCEGQAYDLEFEEAEMVSMQNYLKMIRGKTAALISASFKMGGAVASGNDRQLRNLQEFGTEIGTAFQIQDDLLDVIADPEKFGKKQGGDIIEGKKTYLSILSLESGNKEETKILKNVLQKPVSGKEDVDKIIDIYTSLGVIEKTKATIKHHYENALEHLEVFESSIYKDDIIDYLNKLINREY
- the fni gene encoding type 2 isopentenyl-diphosphate Delta-isomerase → MTIKQRKKDHVDLTISGDTSYTQQTGFDRYYMCHNALPEVNFDEIDTHAEFLGRQFSFPLFISSMTGGYADAGAVNAIIASFCQEHDLPFGVGSQRIMLENQDAIATFSIVREKAPDAYIASNIGGQQLIGGLSDDHYESMVNCIAADAIIVHLNPLQELMQPEGDRNFKGILDGIYKLVNRSTIPVIVKETGAGITSETADKLLNAGVSVIDISGAGGTSWSKVENARPSNSNPESLFNDWGVPTERCLREVVQLKGSYDFEIIASGGIRNGLDMAKALCLGADFTASAQPVIKAVVEKGQEGLEELYLQWIKQLKITMVLTGCEQVSDLDISHLNLKDS
- a CDS encoding GNAT family N-acetyltransferase, giving the protein MKEHISTSIPEFSIRFASDNDTGLVLSFIKELAAYEKLEHEVEATEENLAKYLFGDNPKAEVIFGEYQNEPVGFALFFHNFSTFLGKPGIYLEDLFVKPDQRGNGYGKVMLTYLAYTAEKRNCGRLEWSVLDWNEPAIGFYEKLGAVPMDEWTVYRVTGLSLKNLANDFRK